A single window of Vibrio sp. HB236076 DNA harbors:
- a CDS encoding DUF4442 domain-containing protein, with amino-acid sequence MHTLTQWLWQPKQLQKVMSLWPPFFGAGIKITYISDDYRCVRVTLKHRWWNRNANRTQYGGSLFSLTDPIYSLMLMGVLGEKYYVWDKHASIEFIRPGVGDVRAEFVICQETVDAILQATQSGNKHFPQFSTEVKNQHGEVVCVVNRTLYVKKKPQYR; translated from the coding sequence ATGCACACTTTGACTCAGTGGTTGTGGCAGCCGAAACAGTTGCAAAAAGTAATGAGCCTCTGGCCTCCATTTTTTGGCGCGGGTATTAAGATCACATACATCAGTGATGATTATCGCTGTGTCCGCGTCACGTTAAAGCACCGTTGGTGGAATCGCAATGCAAATCGCACTCAATATGGCGGTAGCTTATTTTCACTGACGGATCCGATCTACTCACTCATGCTAATGGGCGTATTAGGGGAGAAATATTATGTGTGGGATAAGCACGCCAGTATTGAGTTTATTCGCCCTGGCGTTGGTGATGTAAGGGCTGAATTTGTTATATGTCAGGAGACAGTGGACGCGATATTACAGGCAACACAGAGCGGCAACAAACACTTCCCACAATTTTCAACGGAAGTAAAAAACCAGCATGGTGAAGTTGTTTGTGTCGTCAACCGCACTTTGTACGTTAAGAAAAAGCCCCAATACCGTTAG
- a CDS encoding cation:proton antiporter family protein, translating to MDLLFIGSAFIAGLLATAVKLPPMVGFLIAGFVLHSAGYQSQESIALLADLGVTLLLFTIGLKLDVKSLLNKEIWLGSTLHNLLSTLVFIAGFMLFKSLGVGVLAEMGIEQMALLAFALSFSSTVFAIKTLHDKGEMNANYATLAIGILVMQDIFAVIFLTASTGKLPYWYAVVVLLLPLLRPVFYRIMDFVGHGEMLVLFGVTAALVTGAGLFQLVGMKPDLGALVLGILLAGHPKASELSKSLFNMKELFLICFFLNIGLSADLTWSGAALALVIMLLLPLKGLLYYWVINQFKFRARTSMMTSLALFNYSEFGLIVAGLAFQLGWMENDILVALALAVSLSFIIAAPLNRFGHSIYHRLSPHIHDVDVNEINPKDQRISAGNAQVLILGMGRIGRGAYDELSERFGSICLGVEVREETARRHREAGRNVIVGDATDSDFWERILDTANIKLVLLAMPHHQGNQFALEQLSNRHYRGKTAAIAEYHDQIDTLVELGVDAAFNIYSEAGLGFARHVCETLEGELKLQATK from the coding sequence ATGGATTTATTATTTATTGGTTCTGCCTTTATCGCTGGACTGCTTGCCACTGCGGTCAAGTTACCTCCTATGGTCGGCTTTCTTATTGCAGGCTTTGTTTTGCACTCCGCCGGCTACCAATCGCAAGAAAGCATTGCCTTGTTAGCGGATCTAGGGGTCACTCTGCTGCTTTTTACTATCGGTTTAAAGCTGGATGTAAAAAGCTTGCTTAACAAGGAGATTTGGCTCGGTTCGACACTTCACAACTTACTGTCTACCCTCGTTTTTATCGCCGGTTTTATGCTGTTTAAATCCTTGGGGGTCGGCGTATTAGCCGAGATGGGGATAGAGCAAATGGCCTTACTGGCTTTTGCGCTGTCTTTTTCCAGTACCGTATTTGCGATCAAAACGTTACACGACAAAGGTGAGATGAATGCCAATTACGCCACATTAGCGATTGGTATTCTTGTCATGCAAGACATTTTCGCCGTCATCTTTTTAACCGCCTCTACCGGAAAACTCCCCTACTGGTACGCCGTTGTGGTTTTATTACTGCCCCTACTTCGCCCTGTTTTTTATCGCATCATGGACTTTGTCGGCCACGGCGAAATGTTGGTTTTATTTGGCGTCACTGCCGCGTTAGTTACCGGTGCTGGCTTGTTCCAACTGGTTGGTATGAAACCAGACTTAGGTGCCTTGGTTCTTGGCATTTTACTCGCCGGACACCCTAAGGCGTCAGAACTGTCTAAATCATTGTTTAACATGAAAGAGCTATTCCTGATTTGCTTTTTCTTGAACATAGGACTCTCTGCGGATCTCACCTGGTCTGGGGCCGCTTTAGCGCTCGTTATCATGCTATTACTGCCACTAAAAGGCCTGTTGTACTACTGGGTGATTAATCAATTTAAGTTTCGAGCCCGCACCTCAATGATGACCTCACTGGCATTGTTTAACTACAGCGAATTTGGCTTAATCGTTGCCGGTCTGGCTTTTCAACTCGGCTGGATGGAAAACGACATCTTAGTGGCTTTGGCATTAGCCGTATCTCTGTCCTTCATCATTGCTGCCCCGCTCAATCGCTTTGGCCATTCAATTTACCATCGCTTGTCACCTCATATTCACGATGTTGATGTCAATGAAATTAATCCCAAAGACCAAAGGATCAGTGCAGGGAATGCCCAAGTACTGATTCTGGGAATGGGCAGAATCGGCCGCGGTGCCTACGATGAACTCTCAGAGCGTTTTGGCTCGATTTGCCTTGGCGTAGAGGTCAGAGAAGAGACCGCTCGCCGTCACCGTGAAGCCGGCAGAAATGTGATTGTGGGCGACGCCACTGATTCGGACTTTTGGGAACGAATTCTAGACACCGCGAACATCAAGCTCGTGTTGCTGGCCATGCCTCACCATCAAGGAAATCAATTTGCTTTAGAACAACTCAGCAACAGGCATTACCGTGGCAAAACAGCGGCTATTGCTGAGTATCACGATCAAATTGATACCTTAGTCGAGCTTGGGGTAGATGCCGCCTTCAATATTTACAGTGAAGCGGGATTGGGTTTTGCACGCCATGTCTGCGAAACGCTTGAAGGTGAGCTAAAGCTTCAAGCAACTAAATAA
- the fcrX gene encoding ferric iron uptake transcriptional regulator FcrX: MSDNNQALKDAGLKVTLPRLKILEVLQQPGGQHISAEDLYKKLIDIGEEIGLATVYRVLNQFDDAGIVTRHHFEGGKSVFELSTKHHHDHLVCLDCGEVIEFSDEVIEERQRQIAARYNVELTNHSLYLYGKSIGGCCKNNPDHHKPKDK, translated from the coding sequence ATGTCAGATAATAACCAGGCACTGAAAGATGCAGGCCTCAAAGTTACTTTGCCTCGTTTAAAAATTTTGGAAGTGCTTCAACAGCCAGGCGGTCAGCATATCAGCGCAGAAGACCTTTATAAGAAGCTTATTGATATTGGTGAAGAAATAGGTCTTGCAACCGTGTATCGAGTACTCAACCAATTTGATGACGCGGGTATTGTGACTCGTCATCACTTTGAAGGTGGTAAATCCGTTTTTGAATTGTCGACAAAACACCATCACGATCACTTGGTCTGCCTAGATTGTGGTGAAGTTATCGAATTTAGCGATGAAGTTATCGAAGAGCGCCAAAGACAAATCGCAGCCCGCTATAATGTGGAATTAACCAACCATAGCCTTTATCTGTACGGTAAATCGATTGGTGGCTGTTGTAAAAACAACCCTGACCACCACAAACCGAAAGACAAATAA
- a CDS encoding ROK family protein: MYDGQIGNVDLVKQLNSAAVYRLIDQQGPISRIKIAEISQLAPASVTKITRQLLEHGLINEVAQQASTGGRRAISLTTETLSFQSIAVRIGRDYVQFCLYDLSANSLYESNHDLPYTNQTELVYSLLEKLDSFVDQCQSQITHLIAIGVILPGLVDPATGDVDYMPHITVADFKLGELISEHLQCPCLVGNDVRGIALAEHYFGATQGCQDSILVSVHRGTGAGIIMNSQVFLGHNRNVGEIGHIQIDPLGEQCQCGNFGCLETVAANPAILRKIRRLLAQGYPSSLHQVPDSDLTVEVICEHALAGDELAKQTLIMVGHTLGKAIAMTVNLFNPQKIVLAGHIKAAHDIIFPAIYRSISTQSLSALHKHLTLVPSEIDHRPTMGAFAMIKRAMLNGELLQKLLA, translated from the coding sequence ATGTATGATGGTCAAATCGGCAATGTCGATCTCGTAAAACAACTCAACAGCGCCGCAGTCTATCGGTTGATCGACCAACAAGGCCCCATCTCTCGAATTAAAATTGCTGAAATTAGCCAACTGGCACCCGCCAGCGTGACAAAAATAACCCGTCAGTTACTCGAACACGGTCTGATCAATGAAGTAGCTCAGCAAGCGTCTACGGGCGGGCGCCGAGCCATTTCTCTCACCACTGAAACACTTTCATTCCAGTCTATTGCCGTCAGAATCGGTCGTGATTATGTGCAATTTTGCCTCTATGACTTATCAGCTAATAGCTTATATGAAAGCAATCATGACTTGCCGTATACCAATCAAACGGAATTGGTGTATTCATTACTCGAGAAACTCGACTCTTTTGTGGATCAATGCCAAAGTCAAATCACTCACCTCATTGCCATCGGCGTGATCTTGCCAGGCTTAGTTGACCCTGCCACTGGTGATGTCGATTACATGCCTCATATTACAGTGGCAGACTTCAAACTCGGTGAGCTCATTTCCGAACATTTACAATGCCCATGTCTGGTTGGTAATGATGTACGCGGTATTGCTCTGGCTGAGCATTACTTTGGCGCGACTCAAGGCTGCCAAGATTCCATTCTCGTCAGTGTACACCGAGGCACCGGTGCCGGTATCATCATGAACAGCCAGGTCTTTCTTGGCCATAATCGCAACGTCGGGGAAATTGGCCACATTCAAATAGATCCTTTAGGTGAACAATGCCAATGCGGTAATTTTGGCTGCTTAGAGACGGTGGCGGCTAATCCAGCGATTTTAAGAAAGATCCGCCGTTTGCTGGCTCAAGGCTATCCTTCTTCTTTACATCAGGTCCCAGACTCAGATCTCACCGTTGAAGTCATATGTGAGCACGCCTTAGCCGGTGATGAATTAGCAAAGCAAACCTTAATTATGGTCGGGCACACACTTGGCAAAGCGATTGCCATGACAGTCAACTTATTTAACCCACAGAAAATCGTTTTAGCTGGCCACATCAAAGCCGCTCACGACATTATCTTCCCCGCCATTTATCGCAGTATTTCTACCCAGTCTTTGTCGGCATTGCACAAACATTTGACATTAGTGCCTTCAGAGATTGATCATCGTCCCACCATGGGCGCTTTCGCCATGATAAAAAGAGCAATGCTAAACGGTGAGTTACTACAAAAATTATTAGCTTAA
- the adk gene encoding adenylate kinase: MRIILLGAPGAGKGTQAQFIMEKFAIPQISTGDMLRAAIKAGTELGKQAKAVIDAGQLVSDDIILGLIKERIAQDDCEKGFLLDGFPRTIPQADGLKAMGVDVDYVIEFDVADDVIVERMAGRRAHLASGRTYHVVYNPPKQDGIDDVTGEPLVVRDDDKEETVRARLGVYHDQTAPLIQYYQAEAKAGQTQYLTFDGTKPVAEVSKDIEKALA, encoded by the coding sequence ATGCGCATCATTTTATTAGGTGCTCCTGGTGCTGGTAAAGGAACTCAAGCTCAATTCATTATGGAGAAGTTTGCCATTCCGCAAATTTCAACCGGTGACATGCTGCGAGCAGCAATCAAAGCGGGTACCGAGCTTGGTAAGCAAGCCAAAGCCGTTATTGATGCAGGGCAATTGGTATCCGATGACATCATCCTTGGCTTAATCAAAGAGCGCATTGCTCAAGATGATTGTGAAAAAGGCTTCTTGCTCGATGGTTTTCCGCGTACGATTCCTCAAGCTGATGGGCTCAAAGCCATGGGCGTAGATGTTGACTACGTTATTGAATTTGATGTCGCTGACGATGTGATTGTTGAGCGCATGGCTGGTCGCCGTGCTCACTTGGCTTCAGGTCGTACTTACCACGTGGTGTACAACCCACCAAAACAAGATGGCATCGATGATGTGACAGGTGAGCCACTGGTTGTTCGCGATGACGACAAAGAAGAAACCGTGCGCGCTCGTCTCGGCGTTTACCACGATCAGACCGCTCCTTTAATTCAATATTACCAAGCAGAAGCGAAAGCAGGTCAAACTCAGTACTTGACTTTTGATGGTACTAAACCGGTTGCTGAAGTCAGTAAAGATATTGAAAAAGCGCTTGCATGA
- the asnB gene encoding asparagine synthase B, whose product MCSIFGILDIKSDAAALRPIALEMSKKLRHRGPDWSGIYASDKAILAHERLAIVGLNSGAQPLYSPDGKIALAVNGEIYNHKEIRARYQDKYEFQTDSDCEVILALYQEKGAELLEELNGIFAFALYDSEKDQYLVGRDHIGIIPLYQGHDEHGNYFVASEMKALVPVCKTISEFPPGSYLSSADAEPVRYYIRDWNDYAAVEGNSTSKEELTEALEAAVKRQLMTDVPYGVLLSGGLDSSITSAVAKRFAAMRIEDDEKSTAWWPQLHSFAVGLEGAPDLKAAREVADQIGTVHHEMTYTIQEGLDAIRDVIYHIETYDVTTIRASTPMFLMGRKIKAMGIKMVLSGEGADEIFGGYLYFHKAPNAKEFHEETVRKLLALNMFDCARANKSLAAWGVEGRVPFLDKEFIDVAMRLNPKDKMCGNGKMEKHILRECFEHYLPESIAWRQKEQFSDGVGYSWIDTLKSVAEEKVTDQQMETAAYRFPYNTPTTKEGYVYREIFEELFPLPSAAECVPGGPSIACSSAKAIEWDESFKNCADPSGRAVQNVHNEAY is encoded by the coding sequence ATGTGTTCAATTTTTGGCATCTTAGACATTAAAAGTGACGCTGCCGCACTTAGACCTATCGCCCTAGAAATGTCGAAAAAGCTTCGCCACCGCGGACCAGATTGGTCAGGTATTTATGCTTCAGACAAGGCTATTTTGGCACATGAACGCCTTGCTATTGTTGGTTTGAACAGCGGAGCCCAGCCTTTGTACAGCCCAGATGGCAAAATCGCCCTGGCTGTCAATGGTGAAATTTACAACCACAAAGAGATCCGCGCTCGCTACCAAGATAAATACGAATTTCAAACGGATTCAGATTGTGAAGTTATTCTCGCCCTTTACCAAGAAAAAGGCGCAGAGTTACTTGAAGAACTCAACGGTATCTTTGCCTTTGCGCTTTACGATTCTGAGAAAGATCAATACCTCGTTGGACGCGATCACATCGGTATTATTCCTCTGTACCAAGGCCACGATGAGCACGGTAACTACTTCGTTGCCTCTGAAATGAAAGCCCTGGTTCCTGTTTGTAAAACCATCAGTGAATTCCCTCCAGGCAGCTACTTATCATCAGCGGATGCTGAGCCCGTGCGTTATTACATTCGCGACTGGAATGACTATGCGGCAGTTGAAGGCAATAGCACCAGTAAAGAAGAGCTAACCGAAGCCCTAGAAGCGGCGGTTAAGCGTCAACTGATGACGGACGTTCCTTATGGTGTACTCTTATCCGGTGGTCTTGACTCTTCGATCACTTCAGCAGTCGCCAAGCGGTTTGCCGCAATGCGTATTGAAGATGACGAAAAGTCTACGGCTTGGTGGCCTCAGTTGCATTCTTTTGCCGTCGGTTTAGAGGGTGCTCCGGATTTGAAAGCAGCGCGAGAAGTGGCTGATCAAATTGGAACGGTTCACCATGAAATGACCTATACCATCCAAGAAGGCCTTGATGCCATTCGCGATGTTATCTATCACATTGAAACCTATGATGTGACAACGATACGCGCTTCTACACCTATGTTCTTGATGGGGCGTAAAATTAAAGCCATGGGCATCAAAATGGTTCTATCTGGCGAAGGCGCCGATGAGATTTTTGGTGGTTACTTATACTTCCACAAAGCGCCAAACGCCAAAGAGTTTCACGAAGAAACCGTTCGCAAATTACTGGCTTTAAACATGTTTGATTGTGCTCGCGCCAACAAATCACTTGCAGCTTGGGGTGTTGAGGGTCGTGTACCTTTCTTGGATAAAGAATTTATTGATGTCGCAATGCGCCTTAACCCAAAAGACAAAATGTGTGGCAACGGCAAGATGGAAAAACACATTTTGCGCGAGTGTTTTGAACACTACTTGCCAGAGTCTATCGCCTGGCGCCAAAAAGAACAGTTCTCCGATGGGGTTGGTTACAGCTGGATCGACACACTAAAATCTGTCGCTGAAGAGAAAGTGACTGATCAACAAATGGAAACAGCGGCTTACCGCTTCCCATATAACACACCCACAACAAAAGAAGGTTACGTATACCGCGAAATCTTTGAAGAGCTATTCCCGCTACCATCGGCAGCAGAATGTGTTCCTGGCGGTCCATCGATTGCTTGTTCTTCAGCAAAAGCGATCGAGTGGGATGAGTCATTTAAAAACTGTGCTGACCCTTCAGGCCGTGCAGTTCAAAACGTACACAACGAAGCCTACTAA
- the hemH gene encoding ferrochelatase produces MKENDKSGVLLVNLGTPDAATPKAVKRFLSQFLHDQRVVTLNRFLWCPLLHGVILPTRSPKVAKLYESVWMEGGSPLMVYSERQAKKLQALLDQPVALGMTYGNPSVGAGVQALLDQGVTRITVLPLYPQYSSTTTAAVSDALAKVTKKLMVVPEIHFINHYHDHPLYIKALAEKVRQSWAEKGQGDYLLCSYHGIPQRYADNGDIYPKHCLKTTELLAKELGLKEGQYQTSYQSRFGREEWLKPYTDDTLEALAKQGIKSMDIITPAFSADCLETLEEISVESREVFLSAGGNQFQFIPCLNDDDNHIAMMADIIQNQ; encoded by the coding sequence TTGAAAGAGAATGATAAATCAGGTGTTTTACTCGTAAACCTAGGCACACCAGACGCAGCAACCCCTAAGGCCGTTAAACGTTTTCTCAGCCAATTCTTACACGATCAAAGAGTAGTGACTCTCAATCGTTTTTTATGGTGCCCCCTTTTACACGGTGTGATATTGCCGACGCGTTCCCCCAAAGTTGCCAAACTGTATGAGTCAGTATGGATGGAAGGCGGTTCGCCGCTTATGGTGTATTCAGAGCGTCAAGCGAAAAAATTACAAGCCTTGCTCGATCAGCCTGTGGCGTTGGGTATGACTTATGGCAATCCGAGTGTCGGCGCTGGCGTGCAAGCACTCCTTGATCAAGGCGTGACTCGTATTACGGTGTTACCGCTATATCCTCAATACTCTTCAACCACCACCGCTGCTGTTTCGGATGCTTTAGCTAAGGTAACGAAAAAATTAATGGTGGTTCCAGAGATACACTTTATCAATCACTATCACGACCATCCTCTTTACATTAAAGCGCTAGCAGAAAAAGTGCGTCAATCATGGGCGGAGAAAGGCCAAGGTGATTACCTCTTGTGTTCCTATCACGGCATTCCACAGCGCTACGCTGACAATGGGGATATCTACCCGAAACACTGCTTAAAAACTACAGAGTTATTAGCGAAAGAGCTGGGCCTTAAAGAGGGGCAGTATCAAACCAGTTATCAATCGCGTTTCGGCCGTGAAGAGTGGTTAAAACCTTATACTGATGACACGCTAGAAGCCTTGGCTAAGCAAGGGATAAAGTCGATGGATATTATTACGCCAGCGTTCTCTGCCGATTGTTTAGAAACACTAGAGGAAATTTCGGTTGAGTCTCGGGAGGTCTTTTTAAGTGCCGGGGGAAATCAATTTCAGTTTATCCCTTGCTTAAATGATGATGACAACCACATTGCGATGATGGCCGATATCATCCAAAATCAGTGA
- the glnS gene encoding glutamine--tRNA ligase: MSEAEARPSNFIRQIIDKDLAEGKHSQVHTRFPPEPNGYLHIGHAKSICLNFGIAQDYQGQCNLRFDDTNPEKEDIEYVDSIKKDVTWLGFTWQDEPCYSSNYFDQLYQYAIELINKGLAYVEELTPDEIRQYRGTLKEPGKESPYRNRSVEENLALFEKMRAGGFEEGKACLRAKIDMSSSFMVLRDPVLYRVRFAEHHQTGDKWCIYPMYDFTHCISDALEGITHSLCTLEFQDNRRLYDWVLDNITIDARPHQYEFSRLNLEYTVMSKRKLNQLVKENLVNGWDDPRMPTISGLRRRGFTPASIREFCRRIGVTKQENMIEFSSLESCIRDDLNENAPRAMAVLDPVRLVIENFDEPEVLTIANHPNKPEMGERQVPFTREIYIERDDFREEANKKYKRLVLGKEVRLRGAYVIKAERIEKDEQGEITTIYCRYDAETLGKNPSDGRKVKGVIHWVSAQQALPAEIRLYDRLFTVPNPGAAEDFSETINPDSLKVINGFVEPSLKNASKEQGFQFERTGYFCIDSKDSTPENLVINRTVGLRDTWAKIEA, from the coding sequence ATGAGTGAAGCTGAAGCTCGTCCATCGAATTTTATTCGCCAAATAATTGATAAAGATCTGGCTGAGGGCAAGCACAGTCAAGTGCACACGCGGTTCCCACCTGAGCCAAATGGCTATCTGCACATTGGTCACGCCAAATCGATTTGCTTGAACTTCGGTATTGCTCAAGATTACCAAGGACAATGTAACCTACGTTTTGATGACACAAACCCTGAGAAAGAAGACATCGAATACGTTGATTCGATCAAAAAGGATGTCACTTGGTTGGGTTTTACTTGGCAAGATGAACCTTGTTACTCTTCTAACTACTTTGACCAGTTGTATCAATACGCGATTGAATTGATCAACAAAGGCCTTGCTTACGTTGAAGAGTTAACGCCAGATGAAATTCGCCAGTACCGCGGGACATTAAAAGAGCCTGGTAAAGAAAGCCCTTATCGCAATCGCAGTGTTGAGGAAAATTTAGCGCTGTTTGAAAAGATGAGAGCTGGTGGGTTCGAAGAGGGTAAAGCGTGTCTAAGAGCGAAAATTGATATGTCTTCGTCCTTTATGGTGTTAAGAGATCCCGTGCTTTATCGAGTGCGTTTTGCTGAGCACCATCAAACCGGTGATAAGTGGTGTATTTACCCAATGTACGACTTCACTCACTGTATTTCTGATGCGCTTGAAGGGATTACTCACTCGCTGTGTACGCTCGAGTTTCAAGATAACCGTCGTTTGTACGACTGGGTGTTAGACAACATTACGATTGATGCTCGACCGCACCAATATGAGTTCAGTCGCTTAAATCTTGAATATACTGTGATGTCAAAGCGAAAACTCAATCAGTTGGTGAAAGAAAATCTTGTCAATGGTTGGGATGACCCTCGTATGCCAACTATTTCGGGTTTGCGCCGCCGAGGTTTCACTCCGGCTTCAATTCGCGAATTTTGTCGCCGTATCGGGGTGACTAAACAAGAAAACATGATTGAGTTTAGTTCACTTGAGTCTTGCATTCGCGATGACTTGAATGAAAATGCACCACGAGCGATGGCGGTTCTTGACCCTGTCAGGTTGGTGATTGAAAACTTTGATGAGCCAGAAGTTCTCACCATTGCCAATCACCCAAATAAGCCTGAAATGGGCGAGCGCCAAGTCCCTTTTACTCGTGAAATCTACATTGAAAGAGATGATTTTCGAGAAGAAGCGAATAAAAAGTACAAGCGTCTCGTCTTGGGTAAAGAAGTGCGTTTACGCGGTGCCTATGTGATTAAGGCAGAGCGAATTGAAAAAGACGAGCAAGGTGAAATTACCACGATTTATTGTCGCTATGACGCTGAAACTTTAGGTAAAAACCCGTCAGATGGTCGTAAGGTGAAAGGGGTAATTCACTGGGTGTCTGCCCAACAAGCGCTACCCGCTGAAATTCGTTTATACGATCGCCTATTTACTGTGCCCAACCCAGGAGCGGCTGAAGATTTTTCTGAGACCATTAACCCAGATTCATTGAAAGTCATTAATGGTTTTGTCGAGCCAAGCCTGAAAAATGCAAGTAAAGAGCAAGGTTTTCAGTTTGAGCGTACCGGGTATTTCTGTATCGATAGCAAAGACTCAACGCCAGAAAATTTGGTCATTAACCGAACGGTTGGTTTGCGCGATACTTGGGCAAAAATCGAAGCGTAA
- the rfaH gene encoding transcription/translation regulatory transformer protein RfaH, with product MTPWYLLYCKRAEQERAKAHLENQGVCCYYPQIEVERIRRGKKQRQQEPLFPGYVFASFDYKQGPSFTTVRSTRGVADFVRCGSKPIEVPMALIDSLQTLEGLEQKKCHSQLPKPGDKVNVLGGQFAGIEAIYQEPDGETRSIMLITLINQPVKVIVDNQNLSFPKD from the coding sequence ATGACACCTTGGTATTTACTGTATTGTAAGCGCGCTGAGCAAGAAAGGGCGAAAGCACATTTAGAAAATCAAGGCGTGTGTTGTTATTACCCGCAAATAGAAGTAGAACGAATACGGCGTGGCAAAAAGCAGCGTCAGCAAGAGCCGTTATTTCCTGGCTACGTGTTTGCCAGCTTCGATTACAAACAGGGGCCGAGTTTTACGACCGTACGTTCGACACGAGGTGTCGCAGACTTTGTGCGCTGTGGGAGTAAGCCGATAGAAGTACCGATGGCATTAATCGATTCTTTGCAAACTCTAGAAGGGCTAGAGCAAAAAAAATGCCATTCTCAGTTGCCAAAACCGGGCGATAAGGTCAATGTACTCGGCGGGCAATTTGCTGGCATTGAAGCCATTTACCAAGAACCAGACGGTGAAACGCGCTCTATTATGCTAATCACCTTGATTAATCAGCCCGTGAAAGTCATTGTCGATAATCAAAACTTATCTTTCCCAAAGGATTAA